The proteins below are encoded in one region of Sporosarcina sp. FSL K6-1508:
- the yqiS gene encoding phosphate butyryltransferase has translation MVTLDSLIVQAALRKDPVVAVASAADWEVLEAVSIAIAKGIASFMLFDDEKRLKDLIQTDFPQLVNEEKVSIHHAGDNIRAASLSVKAVSNGQANVLMKGNLATSTILKAVLNGEYGLRTGKILSHVAAFEVPGYDRLLFVTDAAMNIAPDLEAKAQIIRNAVSTAHACGVDKPIVAPLAAIETVNPAMIPTTDAASLVVMNQRGQITGCTIDGPLALDIAVSEKAALQKGITGETAGKADILVVPNIEAGNILYKSLMYFANAKVGAVIQGAKVPIVLTSRADSAESKLYSLALAILSTK, from the coding sequence ATGGTTACACTCGACTCACTTATTGTACAGGCCGCATTAAGGAAAGATCCTGTGGTGGCTGTCGCATCGGCTGCCGACTGGGAAGTACTTGAAGCGGTTAGTATTGCTATTGCAAAGGGTATTGCTTCATTCATGCTTTTCGATGACGAAAAGCGTTTAAAAGATTTAATACAAACGGATTTTCCACAGTTAGTAAATGAAGAAAAAGTTAGTATTCATCATGCTGGGGATAATATCCGCGCGGCATCCCTTTCGGTGAAAGCGGTTTCAAATGGACAAGCAAATGTCCTGATGAAAGGAAACTTGGCAACTTCTACTATTCTTAAGGCAGTATTGAATGGTGAATATGGTTTGCGGACAGGAAAAATACTGTCACATGTAGCAGCGTTTGAAGTTCCGGGTTATGACCGTCTACTTTTCGTCACGGATGCTGCAATGAACATTGCGCCTGATCTTGAAGCGAAAGCGCAAATCATTCGCAATGCAGTTTCGACTGCTCATGCATGCGGTGTAGATAAACCGATCGTCGCTCCACTTGCCGCTATTGAAACAGTTAATCCGGCAATGATTCCAACCACGGATGCAGCATCGCTTGTCGTTATGAATCAACGCGGGCAAATCACTGGTTGTACCATTGACGGACCGCTTGCACTCGATATTGCGGTATCCGAAAAAGCGGCTTTACAAAAAGGGATTACGGGAGAAACAGCTGGTAAAGCCGATATTCTGGTTGTCCCGAATATAGAAGCAGGCAATATCTTATACAAGTCACTTATGTATTTTGCCAATGCAAAAGTAGGTGCTGTTATCCAAGGTGCCAAAGTACCAATCGTCCTTACATCAAGGGCGGACAGTGCTGAAAGTAAACTGTATTCACTCGCACTGGCAATCCTTTCTACAAAATAA
- a CDS encoding thiamine pyrophosphate-dependent dehydrogenase E1 component subunit alpha, which translates to MAKTRHEKLGLTNEDVIQIFETMLLARRIDERMWLLNRAGKIPFVISCQGQEAAQVGAAFALDNDKDWIAPYYRDMGVVLHFGMTAQDLMLSAFAKAEDPNSGGRQMPGHFGQRKNRILTGSSPVTTQLPHAVGVALAAKMKKEDFITFVTLGEGSSNQGDFHEGMNFAGVHKLPTVIMVENNKYAISVPVEKQLACENVSDRAIGYGMPGVTVDGTDPLEVYKVVKEAADRARRGEGPSLVETICYRLTAHSSDDDQRQYRDAEELEKEKKLDPIPMFAAYLKEAGVLTDELEKEMEERIMKEVNEATDYAENAAYAEPESALLHVYAEDGGNE; encoded by the coding sequence ATGGCAAAAACGCGTCATGAAAAACTTGGTTTGACAAATGAAGATGTAATACAAATTTTTGAAACGATGCTATTGGCACGTCGTATAGATGAACGTATGTGGCTTCTCAACCGTGCTGGAAAAATCCCATTCGTCATTTCATGTCAGGGACAAGAAGCAGCACAAGTCGGAGCAGCTTTTGCTCTTGATAATGATAAAGACTGGATTGCACCCTATTACCGTGATATGGGGGTCGTCCTGCATTTCGGGATGACAGCGCAGGATTTAATGCTTTCGGCATTCGCAAAAGCGGAAGATCCAAACTCAGGCGGCCGTCAGATGCCTGGTCACTTCGGCCAACGTAAAAACCGCATTTTGACAGGTTCATCTCCTGTAACGACGCAATTACCGCATGCGGTCGGCGTAGCCCTTGCGGCGAAGATGAAGAAAGAAGACTTCATCACGTTCGTCACACTTGGCGAAGGTTCATCCAACCAAGGGGATTTCCATGAAGGCATGAACTTTGCCGGTGTCCATAAGTTGCCGACGGTTATCATGGTTGAAAACAATAAATATGCAATTTCAGTGCCGGTCGAAAAGCAACTCGCATGTGAAAATGTCTCGGATCGTGCAATCGGTTACGGTATGCCAGGCGTTACAGTGGATGGAACTGATCCGCTTGAAGTATACAAAGTCGTTAAGGAAGCTGCGGATCGTGCCCGTCGCGGAGAAGGGCCAAGTCTCGTGGAAACAATCTGTTACCGTTTGACGGCACACTCTTCGGACGATGACCAGCGCCAATACCGTGATGCTGAAGAGCTTGAAAAAGAAAAGAAACTCGATCCAATTCCAATGTTTGCGGCTTATTTGAAAGAAGCCGGAGTGCTTACGGATGAACTCGAAAAAGAAATGGAAGAACGCATCATGAAAGAAGTGAACGAAGCGACCGATTATGCGGAAAACGCTGCGTACGCCGAACCTGAATCTGCGCTGCTCCATGTGTATGCTGAAGATGGGGGGAACGAATAA
- a CDS encoding dihydrolipoamide acetyltransferase family protein translates to MAIENILMPQLGESVTEGTIEKWLVKPGDTVNKYDSLAEVNTDKVTAEVPSSFTGVIKELIAQEGETLAVGALVCTIEVEGAGTAEVAVEAVPAKEEPANEMPAAGSQKPVSSLNREKGAAAGRYSPAVLRLSQDNGIDLTLVEGSGKEGRITRKDLLAIIESGNIPTAPSAPAAPVTEAAAPSSVAPVTPAPAAQKVTDSVNVPISAGDIEIPVTGVRRAIASNMLRSKHEAPHAWMMIEVDVTSLVQYRDSLKNDFKKKEGFNLTYFAFFVKAVSQALKEFPMMNSMWAGDKIIQKKDINISIAVATEDSLYVPVINNADEKTIKGIGRDIQELAVKVRSGKLKSSEMQSGTFTVNNTGSFGSVQSMGIINHPQAAILQVESIVKRPVVMGNGMIGVRDMVNLCLSLDHRVLDGLVAGQFLARVKAILENITSENTSIY, encoded by the coding sequence TTGGCTATTGAAAATATTTTAATGCCGCAACTTGGTGAAAGTGTGACAGAAGGCACAATCGAGAAATGGCTTGTCAAACCGGGCGATACAGTTAACAAGTATGATTCGCTAGCAGAAGTAAATACAGACAAAGTAACAGCTGAAGTTCCTTCTTCGTTCACTGGCGTAATTAAAGAATTGATCGCACAAGAGGGAGAAACGCTTGCTGTTGGAGCACTTGTTTGTACGATAGAGGTTGAAGGCGCCGGAACTGCGGAAGTGGCAGTAGAGGCGGTGCCAGCAAAAGAAGAACCTGCAAACGAAATGCCTGCAGCTGGTTCTCAAAAACCGGTATCATCGTTGAATCGTGAAAAAGGAGCGGCAGCAGGGCGTTATTCACCTGCCGTACTTCGTCTTTCACAGGACAATGGCATTGATTTGACGCTCGTAGAAGGTTCAGGTAAAGAAGGGCGCATCACGCGCAAAGATTTGCTTGCCATCATTGAGAGCGGAAATATACCGACAGCACCATCGGCTCCTGCAGCTCCAGTTACGGAAGCAGCGGCACCGTCATCTGTTGCACCAGTGACACCAGCACCAGCTGCACAAAAAGTAACTGATTCCGTTAATGTCCCTATTTCAGCGGGCGATATTGAAATTCCGGTAACAGGCGTACGCCGCGCAATCGCGAGCAATATGCTGCGTTCGAAACATGAAGCGCCACACGCATGGATGATGATTGAAGTCGATGTCACGAGTCTTGTCCAATACCGCGATTCTCTGAAAAACGATTTCAAAAAGAAGGAAGGATTCAACCTGACATACTTCGCATTCTTTGTGAAAGCGGTATCTCAAGCATTGAAGGAATTCCCAATGATGAACTCAATGTGGGCCGGCGATAAAATCATTCAGAAAAAAGATATTAACATCTCCATCGCAGTGGCGACAGAAGATTCCCTGTACGTCCCAGTCATTAATAATGCCGACGAAAAAACAATTAAAGGCATAGGGCGTGATATACAGGAACTTGCAGTTAAAGTACGTTCAGGTAAACTGAAATCTTCCGAAATGCAAAGTGGTACATTCACAGTGAATAATACCGGTTCTTTCGGTTCTGTTCAGTCTATGGGCATCATCAACCACCCGCAAGCAGCAATACTTCAAGTCGAATCCATCGTTAAACGTCCAGTTGTTATGGGCAATGGAATGATTGGGGTTCGCGACATGGTGAACCTGTGTCTATCACTTGACCACCGTGTTCTTGACGGTCTTGTTGCCGGCCAATTCCTTGCACGTGTGAAAGCGATACTCGAAAACATAACGTCGGAAAACACCTCTATCTACTAA
- the buk gene encoding butyrate kinase, translated as MHNKQHQILVINPGSTSTKIGVFEGESQLMESTLRHSSEEIARYPSIIDQYSFRKKAILELLEKEGISISKLSAICGRGGLLRPIEGGTYSVNEAMIEDLKTGYSGQHASNLGGIIANEIASSLNLPAFIVDPVVVDELAPIARISGFSAIDRKSIFHALNQKAVARRYAKQVGKKYDTLRLIVTHMGGGITVGVHEFGKVIDVNNGLHGDGPFSPERAGTVPAGDLIDLCFSGEYFRHEVMKQLVGQGGLVGYLGTNDAVRVEKRIEDGDEKAKLVYEAMAYQVAKEIGSAAAVLYGQVDAIILTGGLAYGKGFVKDITSRIDWISDVEVYAGEDELQALAEGALRVLTGEEIAKIYPS; from the coding sequence GTGCATAACAAACAACATCAAATCCTAGTTATTAACCCGGGATCCACATCAACAAAAATAGGTGTCTTTGAAGGCGAAAGTCAACTGATGGAAAGTACATTGAGGCATAGTTCAGAAGAGATTGCACGGTATCCTTCCATCATCGATCAATACAGTTTTCGTAAAAAGGCAATTCTTGAATTGCTTGAAAAAGAAGGAATCAGCATTTCCAAACTATCTGCCATTTGCGGTCGGGGCGGGCTTCTCCGCCCGATCGAAGGCGGTACGTATTCCGTCAACGAAGCGATGATCGAAGATTTGAAAACAGGTTATTCAGGTCAACATGCGTCAAACCTCGGAGGCATAATCGCGAATGAAATCGCATCTAGCCTAAACCTCCCCGCTTTCATCGTCGATCCCGTCGTTGTCGATGAACTTGCACCAATCGCGCGGATTTCTGGATTTTCGGCGATTGACCGAAAATCTATATTCCATGCATTGAACCAAAAAGCGGTTGCAAGACGCTACGCAAAACAAGTCGGTAAAAAATACGACACTCTCCGGTTGATTGTCACCCATATGGGCGGGGGTATTACAGTCGGTGTACATGAGTTCGGCAAAGTAATTGATGTAAATAACGGGCTTCACGGAGACGGGCCATTCAGTCCTGAACGTGCGGGAACCGTTCCCGCAGGGGATCTCATCGACCTCTGTTTTTCCGGTGAGTATTTCCGTCACGAAGTTATGAAACAACTTGTCGGTCAGGGCGGTCTCGTCGGTTATCTTGGAACGAACGACGCTGTGCGTGTGGAAAAACGAATTGAAGATGGCGATGAAAAAGCGAAACTGGTATACGAAGCAATGGCCTATCAAGTTGCTAAGGAAATTGGAAGTGCAGCAGCTGTTCTTTATGGCCAAGTGGATGCAATTATCCTTACGGGTGGCCTCGCATATGGCAAAGGATTCGTAAAGGACATTACCTCCAGAATTGACTGGATATCAGATGTTGAAGTATACGCTGGAGAAGACGAACTTCAAGCACTCGCAGAAGGCGCACTCCGCGTACTAACTGGTGAAGAAATAGCTAAAATCTACCCGTCTTGA
- a CDS encoding methylmalonyl-CoA mutase family protein has translation MTIHNMQTTTFDKIGFEKWKEIAVQSLKGKTFDSLITKTIEGIDLQPLYTQESLKKPGQTNHAEKKEAGWVIAQQSYAENGKQFVADLINSIERGNEAIVYDGTKPLQWEDSSLAEIGQLMTKYPVFITNTAQNDSFLNVFSGISETERSLVNGAISVPDWALPEGFTNIRTTGADMWKVHHNGADAVTELALTLAQAADSASKVADFSDFEKDFFVRLAVDTHFFMEISKFRAFRILWQAFCSAYSVQEASYVPIIATTSLRSYSKLDPYVNVLRAGNETFAAVLGGADVITVHPHNIITGPTTSAVRLARNIQLVIKEETHADKVIDPSGGSYFIETLTSELVEKAWGLFLEIESTGGYEAFLTSGRLEMLLEKRREEVAKGKQSLIGTNVYAELTDTDFTDWDGLQLDGRLAEPFEKLAAQRKNDEIRTVLLTFGELKDFKPRADFVSGFLATGGMHAEWSPMFSDAQQALHWLTDENLDYAIVCATPSLTENVLEQLIEGCSHKFMLDVAGKYDDALCQKWLHAGLNGFIFAGQDKVGKMMAINEKLKGGAMDE, from the coding sequence ATGACCATACATAACATGCAAACAACAACATTCGATAAAATCGGATTTGAAAAGTGGAAAGAAATCGCGGTCCAGTCATTGAAAGGGAAGACATTTGATTCGCTCATCACAAAAACGATTGAAGGGATCGATCTACAGCCCCTCTATACACAGGAGAGTCTAAAAAAACCTGGACAAACGAATCATGCGGAGAAAAAAGAGGCTGGCTGGGTTATTGCACAGCAATCTTATGCCGAGAATGGAAAACAGTTTGTCGCAGATTTGATAAATTCGATTGAACGAGGAAATGAAGCAATTGTTTACGACGGGACGAAACCTCTTCAGTGGGAAGACTCCTCCCTTGCTGAAATAGGACAACTTATGACGAAATATCCTGTTTTCATTACCAATACGGCACAGAATGATTCATTTCTGAACGTGTTTTCTGGAATCTCAGAAACGGAGCGGTCACTTGTTAATGGGGCGATTTCCGTGCCTGACTGGGCTCTTCCAGAAGGATTCACAAACATCCGGACTACGGGAGCGGATATGTGGAAAGTGCACCATAACGGCGCGGATGCGGTGACAGAACTTGCGCTTACGCTCGCGCAAGCTGCAGATAGTGCTTCAAAGGTGGCAGATTTTAGCGATTTCGAGAAAGACTTTTTTGTTCGCTTAGCGGTAGATACGCATTTCTTCATGGAAATTTCAAAATTTCGTGCGTTCCGTATTCTTTGGCAAGCATTTTGTTCTGCCTATAGCGTACAGGAAGCATCTTATGTTCCAATTATCGCAACCACATCACTGCGTTCATACTCAAAACTAGACCCCTATGTGAATGTATTACGGGCTGGAAATGAGACGTTTGCTGCAGTTCTCGGCGGTGCGGATGTTATCACGGTTCATCCGCACAACATCATTACTGGACCGACAACTAGTGCTGTCCGTTTGGCAAGAAATATTCAACTTGTTATTAAAGAAGAGACCCATGCGGACAAAGTAATCGATCCTTCGGGCGGTTCTTATTTCATTGAAACATTGACGTCTGAACTTGTTGAAAAAGCATGGGGCCTTTTCTTGGAAATCGAGTCTACAGGCGGTTATGAAGCATTTCTTACTAGCGGTAGACTTGAAATGTTGCTTGAAAAACGTAGAGAAGAAGTGGCAAAAGGAAAACAGTCTTTGATCGGGACGAATGTTTATGCTGAATTGACGGATACGGACTTCACCGACTGGGATGGTCTTCAGCTTGATGGGCGTCTGGCAGAACCTTTCGAAAAGTTGGCGGCTCAGCGAAAAAATGATGAAATACGTACTGTTTTATTGACGTTTGGAGAATTGAAAGATTTCAAACCTCGCGCCGATTTCGTCAGTGGTTTTTTAGCTACAGGCGGTATGCATGCCGAATGGAGTCCGATGTTTAGCGATGCACAGCAAGCTCTCCACTGGCTCACAGATGAAAACCTAGACTATGCGATTGTCTGTGCAACCCCTTCTTTGACGGAAAACGTACTGGAGCAACTGATAGAAGGGTGTTCCCATAAGTTCATGCTAGACGTGGCAGGGAAATACGACGATGCACTTTGTCAAAAATGGTTACATGCCGGATTGAATGGATTCATTTTTGCGGGTCAAGACAAAGTGGGGAAAATGATGGCTATCAATGAAAAATTGAAAGGGGGCGCGATGGATGAATAA
- a CDS encoding Leu/Phe/Val dehydrogenase, with product MEIFKYMEHQDYEQLVICQDKASGLKAIIAIHDTTLGPALGGTRMWTYASEEEAIEDALRLARGMTYKNAAAGLNLGGGKTVIIGNPKTDKNDEMFRAFGRYIEGLNGRYITAEDVGTTEADMDLINLETDYVTGTSAGSGSSGNPSPVTAYGIYYGMKAAAKEAFGDDSLAGKTVAVQGVGNVAYALCEYLHEEGAKLIITDINEEAVQRAVDAFGATAVGINEIYSQEADIFAPCALGAIINDETIPQLKAKVIAGSANNQLKETRHGDLIHEMGIVYAPDYVINSGGVINVADELDGYNRERALKRVEGIYDVIGKIFAISKRDNIPTYVAADRMAEERIARVANTRSTFLQNEKSVLSRR from the coding sequence ATGGAAATTTTCAAATATATGGAGCATCAGGATTATGAACAACTTGTTATTTGCCAGGATAAAGCATCAGGACTAAAAGCTATCATCGCAATTCATGATACGACACTTGGCCCGGCGCTTGGTGGAACACGTATGTGGACGTATGCAAGTGAAGAAGAAGCAATTGAAGACGCACTTCGCCTTGCGCGCGGTATGACTTACAAAAACGCAGCTGCTGGATTGAATCTTGGTGGCGGAAAAACAGTTATTATAGGAAATCCAAAAACAGACAAAAACGATGAAATGTTCCGTGCTTTCGGTCGTTATATTGAAGGTTTGAACGGTCGATATATTACTGCAGAAGATGTAGGAACAACTGAAGCGGATATGGATTTAATTAATCTTGAAACAGATTATGTTACAGGTACTTCTGCTGGATCAGGTTCATCAGGCAATCCTTCGCCTGTTACTGCTTATGGTATTTATTACGGTATGAAGGCAGCAGCAAAAGAAGCATTTGGCGACGACTCTCTAGCAGGTAAGACAGTAGCGGTACAAGGTGTCGGAAACGTTGCTTATGCACTTTGTGAGTATTTGCACGAAGAAGGTGCGAAACTAATCATTACAGATATTAATGAAGAAGCTGTTCAGCGTGCAGTTGATGCATTTGGTGCCACAGCAGTCGGTATCAATGAAATTTACTCTCAAGAAGCAGATATATTTGCACCATGTGCACTAGGGGCAATCATTAATGATGAGACGATCCCACAATTGAAAGCAAAAGTCATTGCAGGATCAGCAAACAACCAATTGAAAGAAACGCGTCACGGCGATTTAATCCATGAAATGGGTATTGTCTATGCACCTGACTACGTTATCAACTCAGGAGGCGTTATTAACGTTGCAGATGAACTTGATGGTTATAACCGTGAACGTGCACTTAAGCGTGTCGAAGGTATCTATGATGTAATCGGTAAAATTTTCGCTATCTCAAAACGCGATAATATCCCGACTTACGTCGCTGCCGACCGCATGGCAGAAGAGCGTATCGCACGCGTCGCCAATACAAGAAGCACTTTCTTACAAAACGAAAAAAGCGTATTATCAAGACGCTAA
- the lpdA gene encoding dihydrolipoyl dehydrogenase, whose amino-acid sequence MAREYDVVILGGGTGGYVAAIRAAQLGLKTALVEKGKLGGTCLHKGCIPSKALLKSAEVFDTAKNHAADFGVNTKDVTLDFSRVQARKDGIVKQLHTGVTALMKKGKIDVFDGLGRMLGPSIFSPMPGTISVEMNNGDENEMLILKNLIIATGSRPRTLPGLDIDEKQVMSSDGALSMETLPKSIIIVGGGVIGIEWASMLNDFGVEVTVLEYADRIIPTEDEDISKEMKKLLTKKGITFATSAKVLPDTLVKKEGSVTISAEMNSETTVFTAEKMLVSVGRQANVEGIGLDNTEIEVVNGFIKTKPSFQTKEAHIYAIGDVIGGLQLAHVASHEGIAAVEHIAGMKNEAIDYTKISRCIYSSPEASSVGITEKQAKEQGFDVKVGKFPFMAIGKALVNGNSDGFVKIIADKKTDDILGVHMIGDHVTDLISEAGLAMVLDATPWEVASTIHPHPSLSEVMGEAALAVDGKAIHM is encoded by the coding sequence ATGGCACGGGAATATGATGTAGTTATATTAGGGGGCGGAACAGGCGGCTATGTCGCTGCAATCCGCGCCGCTCAATTAGGACTGAAAACAGCACTTGTTGAAAAAGGAAAACTAGGCGGCACATGCTTGCACAAAGGCTGTATCCCAAGCAAGGCATTGCTGAAAAGCGCTGAAGTATTTGATACGGCGAAAAATCATGCTGCAGACTTCGGTGTTAATACAAAAGACGTAACTCTTGATTTCAGTCGTGTGCAAGCACGAAAAGATGGTATTGTTAAGCAGTTGCATACAGGCGTAACCGCACTTATGAAAAAAGGTAAAATCGACGTGTTTGATGGACTTGGCAGAATGCTTGGCCCATCGATTTTCTCACCAATGCCGGGTACTATTTCGGTTGAAATGAACAACGGTGACGAAAACGAAATGCTTATTTTGAAAAACTTGATTATCGCAACAGGCTCTAGACCACGCACGTTGCCAGGTTTGGACATTGATGAAAAACAAGTCATGTCTTCAGACGGGGCGCTATCTATGGAAACACTTCCTAAGTCAATCATCATTGTTGGCGGCGGTGTCATCGGTATCGAATGGGCATCTATGCTAAATGATTTCGGTGTGGAAGTCACAGTTCTTGAATATGCGGATCGGATTATTCCGACTGAAGATGAAGACATCTCAAAAGAAATGAAAAAACTATTGACGAAAAAAGGAATCACTTTTGCGACAAGCGCGAAAGTACTTCCAGATACGCTTGTTAAAAAAGAAGGATCCGTCACCATTTCAGCAGAAATGAATAGTGAAACGACTGTGTTCACTGCTGAAAAAATGCTTGTTTCAGTTGGAAGGCAAGCGAATGTCGAAGGAATTGGACTCGACAACACAGAAATCGAAGTCGTAAATGGATTTATTAAGACAAAACCATCATTCCAAACAAAAGAAGCTCATATTTATGCGATTGGTGATGTTATCGGTGGTCTGCAACTTGCACATGTCGCTTCTCATGAAGGAATTGCAGCTGTTGAACATATTGCGGGCATGAAAAACGAGGCGATTGATTATACGAAAATATCACGCTGTATTTACTCAAGCCCCGAAGCGTCCAGTGTCGGCATCACAGAGAAACAGGCGAAAGAACAAGGCTTTGATGTGAAAGTCGGGAAATTCCCATTCATGGCCATCGGTAAAGCACTTGTGAACGGCAATTCGGATGGTTTCGTAAAGATTATTGCTGACAAGAAAACGGATGACATCCTGGGAGTTCATATGATTGGTGACCACGTGACTGATTTGATATCAGAAGCAGGCCTTGCGATGGTGCTCGATGCAACACCGTGGGAAGTAGCAAGTACGATTCATCCGCATCCATCACTTTCAGAAGTAATGGGCGAAGCGGCTTTGGCCGTCGATGGTAAGGCTATTCACATGTAA
- a CDS encoding alpha-ketoacid dehydrogenase subunit beta, producing MAVMSYIDAITLAMKEEMERDDRVFVLGEDVGRKGGVFKATSGLYDQFGEYRALDTPLAESAIAGVGIGAAMYGLRPIAEMQFADFIMPAVNQIVSEAAKVRYRSNNDWSCPIVIRAPFGGGIHGALYHSQSVESMFASTPGLKIVIPSTPYDAKGLLKAAIRDEDPVLFFEHKRAYRLIKGEVPSDDYVLPIGKADIKREGDDITIITYGLCVHFALQAAERLAEDGISTHILDLRTVYPLDQEAIIEAASKTGKVLLVTEDNKEGSIMGEVAAIIAENCLFELDAPIKRLAGPDIPAMPYAPTMEKFFMVNPDKVEKAARELAEF from the coding sequence ATGGCTGTAATGTCTTATATCGATGCAATTACACTTGCAATGAAAGAAGAAATGGAACGTGACGATCGCGTTTTCGTTCTCGGAGAAGACGTTGGACGTAAAGGCGGGGTCTTTAAGGCTACATCTGGTCTTTACGATCAATTCGGAGAATACCGCGCACTTGATACTCCACTTGCGGAATCTGCAATTGCAGGCGTCGGGATTGGTGCGGCAATGTATGGCTTACGTCCAATTGCTGAGATGCAATTTGCTGATTTCATCATGCCGGCTGTGAATCAAATTGTATCGGAAGCAGCAAAAGTCCGTTATCGTTCAAACAATGACTGGTCTTGTCCGATTGTCATACGTGCACCATTTGGAGGCGGTATCCATGGAGCTCTTTATCACTCGCAATCTGTAGAGTCGATGTTTGCAAGCACGCCTGGATTGAAAATCGTTATCCCGTCAACACCGTATGATGCGAAAGGACTTCTGAAAGCGGCGATCCGCGATGAAGATCCAGTATTATTCTTTGAGCATAAACGTGCCTATCGTTTAATTAAAGGCGAAGTACCTTCGGATGATTATGTCTTGCCGATCGGGAAAGCTGATATTAAACGCGAAGGGGATGACATCACTATCATCACGTACGGATTATGTGTCCATTTTGCACTGCAAGCGGCTGAACGTCTTGCAGAAGATGGCATATCAACTCATATCCTTGATCTTCGAACCGTTTACCCGCTTGACCAAGAAGCAATTATCGAAGCGGCTTCAAAAACCGGGAAAGTCCTGCTCGTTACGGAAGACAATAAAGAAGGAAGCATTATGGGGGAAGTTGCAGCAATCATTGCTGAAAACTGTCTGTTTGAACTTGATGCGCCGATTAAACGTCTTGCTGGACCGGATATTCCGGCAATGCCGTATGCACCGACAATGGAGAAATTCTTCATGGTCAACCCAGACAAAGTAGAGAAGGCAGCACGTGAACTTGCTGAATTTTAA